A region from the Leptospira venezuelensis genome encodes:
- a CDS encoding DUF692 domain-containing protein: MSSIGVGLRKEHYPYLRKAEPVRISWFEAITENYMDTQGRPLEMLEFIRKNFPVALHGVSLSILGGTFPNKKYIRRWKELIQRIDPFIVSDHLCWTEQSGNYLHDLLPFPFTEEFLKFAIERTQQVQNILGRKILLENVSTYLSFPQSEMQEWEFISELSKRSGCGILLDINNIYVNSINHGFSASDYLSSIPWENVGQIHLAGHTDTGEFLFDTHSRPVAKEVWDLFSSFSDKIRGIPILLEWDEDIPNFPEMEEEALKAKSILGSLTI, from the coding sequence GTACGAATTTCTTGGTTCGAGGCGATTACCGAAAATTATATGGATACACAAGGTCGCCCCTTGGAAATGTTAGAATTTATTCGCAAAAATTTTCCCGTGGCTTTGCATGGAGTTTCCTTATCTATTCTTGGTGGAACTTTTCCGAATAAAAAATATATACGAAGATGGAAGGAGCTCATACAAAGAATAGATCCATTTATAGTTTCGGATCACCTTTGTTGGACAGAACAATCCGGAAATTATCTGCACGATCTATTACCTTTTCCTTTTACGGAAGAATTTCTGAAATTTGCGATCGAAAGAACTCAACAGGTTCAGAATATATTAGGTAGAAAAATTCTATTAGAGAATGTTTCTACTTATTTGAGTTTCCCTCAGAGTGAAATGCAAGAATGGGAATTTATCTCTGAACTTTCCAAAAGAAGCGGGTGCGGAATTTTATTAGATATTAATAATATATATGTGAACTCGATCAATCATGGATTTTCCGCATCTGATTATCTAAGTTCTATTCCTTGGGAGAATGTGGGGCAAATCCATTTGGCAGGTCATACGGACACTGGCGAATTTTTGTTTGATACTCATTCTAGGCCCGTTGCAAAAGAAGTTTGGGATCTATTCTCTTCTTTTTCTGATAAGATCCGTGGAATTCCAATCCTACTTGAATGGGATGAGGATATACCTAACTTTCCAGAGATGGAAGAAGAGGCTCTGAAAGCGAAATCCATTTTAGGATCTTTAACAATATGA
- a CDS encoding DNA-binding domain-containing protein translates to MKPDEFRKIFSSAMLGKVEGPLLSDQVLPGGKLDSNSAIAVYQDAYSARFTEALGEKYETVWKILGDEDFFEAAKSFIREHSSHSYNLSDYGEKFPDFLSENFPEHPVLAEIANFEYQVFKIFHLPKNEGINLQNGLEQATTEDLRISFHSSILFLEYSYPVYDLWKTEDQEDLPKFLEEKKQYLILGKKGSDLFVSEQEKWEWTFGKSLQEGKTILGSLEIVGNPPKGLGSISEFLSGMTRNGLVVQVSS, encoded by the coding sequence ATGAAACCTGACGAATTCAGAAAAATTTTTTCGAGTGCCATGTTGGGAAAGGTAGAAGGTCCGCTATTGTCTGATCAAGTCCTGCCTGGCGGTAAGTTGGACTCTAATTCCGCGATAGCTGTTTATCAAGACGCTTACAGTGCCCGGTTTACGGAAGCCCTGGGAGAAAAATATGAAACAGTCTGGAAAATCCTAGGAGATGAGGACTTCTTCGAAGCTGCGAAAAGTTTTATTAGGGAGCACTCTTCGCATTCTTATAATTTATCCGATTATGGAGAAAAATTTCCGGACTTCTTAAGTGAAAATTTTCCAGAACATCCGGTACTGGCGGAGATCGCAAACTTTGAATATCAGGTTTTTAAGATATTTCATCTTCCTAAAAATGAGGGAATCAATTTACAAAATGGTTTGGAACAAGCAACAACGGAAGATCTAAGGATCAGTTTTCATTCTTCTATTTTATTTTTAGAATATTCTTATCCAGTTTATGATCTTTGGAAAACAGAAGATCAGGAAGATCTTCCAAAATTTTTAGAAGAAAAGAAACAATATCTGATCTTAGGAAAAAAGGGATCCGATCTATTCGTATCAGAGCAAGAAAAATGGGAATGGACTTTCGGTAAAAGTTTACAGGAAGGAAAAACTATATTGGGATCTTTAGAAATAGTTGGAAATCCTCCGAAAGGACTCGGATCTATTTCCGAATTCCTCTCGGGGATGACCAGAAACGGTTTGGTTGTTCAGGTTAGCTCTTGA
- a CDS encoding YceI family protein translates to MKTKLYLIPSLLVLLTFGSLQAGNFKLDNAHTGVGFKIKHLTISNVSGSFKDFSGKFSYDEATGTLTDLDVTIKAASIHTNDEKRDGHLKGKDFFNVEDHPSLTFKAKKATVKKGGVSKIQGELTIKGVTKPITLEVKFAGSAKDPWGNTHLGFEAETKIKRADFDIAWNKPLEKGGLLIGEEVSIRIEGEALPE, encoded by the coding sequence GTGAAAACGAAACTTTACCTGATCCCTAGCCTTCTGGTGCTATTAACTTTCGGCAGCCTTCAAGCAGGAAATTTCAAATTAGATAACGCTCATACAGGCGTTGGCTTCAAAATCAAACACCTTACCATTTCCAATGTATCCGGAAGTTTTAAAGACTTCAGCGGAAAATTCTCTTACGACGAAGCCACAGGAACTCTTACAGATCTAGATGTTACCATCAAAGCTGCTTCTATTCATACTAACGATGAGAAAAGAGACGGACACTTAAAAGGAAAAGATTTCTTCAACGTAGAAGATCATCCTTCTCTTACTTTCAAAGCAAAGAAAGCTACCGTTAAAAAAGGTGGAGTTTCTAAAATCCAAGGAGAATTAACTATCAAGGGAGTTACTAAACCGATCACTCTTGAAGTTAAATTTGCTGGTTCAGCAAAAGACCCATGGGGAAACACTCACCTAGGTTTCGAAGCAGAAACTAAGATCAAAAGAGCAGACTTCGATATCGCTTGGAACAAACCTTTAGAAAAAGGCGGACTTCTGATCGGAGAAGAAGTTTCTATTCGTATCGAAGGCGAAGCACTTCCAGAATAA
- a CDS encoding glycosyltransferase family 2 protein, whose amino-acid sequence MKLSIVIPCYNEKQTIKNILETVKKVPVKDKEIILVDDFSTDGTRELLKTAPFKKLVDQLVFHEKNQGKGAALRTGFKAAKGDIVIVQDADLEYDPFEIPDVIDPIFKGKADVVFGSRFMGGRAHRVVYYWHRLGNLFLTTLSNMFTNINLTDMETCYKAFRREVIQGIDIKENRFGFEPEITAKIAKIPDIRIYEVGISYYGRTYAEGKKIGWKDGFRAIYCVLRYNLFS is encoded by the coding sequence ATGAAACTTTCCATCGTAATTCCCTGTTATAACGAAAAACAGACCATTAAAAACATTTTAGAAACCGTCAAGAAAGTGCCTGTTAAGGATAAGGAAATCATCCTTGTGGACGATTTTTCCACGGACGGAACAAGAGAACTTCTCAAAACCGCACCTTTTAAAAAGTTGGTAGATCAACTCGTATTTCACGAGAAGAACCAGGGAAAAGGCGCCGCACTCCGCACAGGATTCAAAGCCGCCAAAGGTGATATAGTCATTGTACAAGATGCAGATCTGGAATATGATCCCTTCGAAATTCCGGACGTAATCGATCCAATTTTCAAAGGAAAAGCTGATGTTGTTTTCGGAAGCAGATTCATGGGAGGAAGAGCCCATCGAGTCGTATACTACTGGCATAGACTCGGAAATCTATTCTTGACCACTCTTTCCAATATGTTCACAAACATTAATCTGACAGATATGGAAACTTGCTACAAAGCGTTCCGTAGAGAAGTAATCCAAGGAATCGATATCAAAGAAAATCGTTTTGGATTCGAACCAGAGATCACTGCTAAGATTGCAAAAATCCCGGACATTCGTATTTATGAAGTAGGAATTTCCTATTATGGACGCACTTACGCAGAAGGTAAAAAGATAGGTTGGAAAGACGGTTTTAGAGCAATCTATTGTGTACTGAGATACAATCTGTTTTCCTAA
- a CDS encoding LIC_10450 family protein: MLSRQAQDYIIVNSIDEIDPNKLSLAQLGTKYLDRNGNRYAVRFNKESRKAEIIRITLQKASEAEANKPKLGRVNPKSGSNPLDLQKLSNLLKNTKHPSADWVENLAEKTKHSKPSSANSEKPAYTPNIQKELDISPSEGPDLSARMNSVQNDIFDLSKVDLNISDAGIVTNTGKEDVPVFIENIEAGSNRETKYIEDSVQQFQKIKDRIESVLNNIRNSKIFEATGDPSENKNIVGNLAREFDIEFFQKLDKILNYHKELTSYPRSITYYVAKYESHRKQALQSKTSDPEKLKLVIRWEMQELLLDLTRKVKKMVLNALNVLNTKNENHLKQVAYNQQQMYKDARSALLYCSEDIGALLISLQKWADSEG, from the coding sequence ATGCTATCAAGACAAGCACAAGACTATATCATCGTGAACTCGATAGACGAAATCGATCCGAATAAACTTTCTTTGGCTCAGTTAGGAACCAAGTATTTGGATAGGAACGGGAACCGTTATGCAGTTCGTTTTAATAAAGAAAGCAGAAAGGCAGAGATCATTCGTATTACTCTTCAAAAAGCTTCCGAAGCAGAAGCGAATAAACCTAAACTAGGAAGAGTAAATCCTAAGTCAGGATCCAATCCTTTAGATCTACAGAAATTATCTAATCTTCTCAAAAATACAAAACATCCAAGTGCAGACTGGGTAGAGAATCTGGCAGAAAAGACAAAACATAGTAAGCCAAGCTCTGCTAATTCTGAAAAACCTGCATATACTCCTAATATCCAAAAAGAATTGGATATATCTCCTTCAGAAGGTCCGGACCTTTCAGCCAGAATGAATTCAGTCCAAAACGATATATTCGATCTTTCCAAAGTGGATCTAAATATTTCCGATGCAGGGATTGTTACTAATACCGGAAAAGAAGATGTTCCTGTTTTTATAGAAAACATAGAAGCAGGTTCCAATAGAGAAACGAAATATATAGAAGATAGCGTTCAACAATTTCAGAAGATCAAGGATAGGATCGAATCAGTATTAAACAATATTCGAAATTCTAAAATTTTCGAAGCCACCGGAGATCCTTCCGAGAACAAAAACATAGTAGGAAACCTTGCAAGGGAATTCGATATAGAGTTCTTCCAAAAGTTGGATAAGATATTAAACTATCATAAAGAACTCACTTCCTATCCTAGATCCATCACTTATTATGTGGCGAAGTACGAGTCTCACCGTAAACAGGCATTGCAGTCCAAAACCTCCGATCCTGAAAAACTGAAATTAGTGATCCGTTGGGAAATGCAGGAACTTCTATTAGATCTGACCAGAAAAGTCAAAAAAATGGTCTTGAACGCCCTAAACGTTCTGAATACTAAGAACGAAAACCATCTAAAACAAGTGGCCTATAATCAACAGCAGATGTATAAGGATGCCAGAAGTGCCTTATTATATTGTTCGGAAGATATAGGAGCACTACTTATCTCCTTGCAAAAATGGGCCGATAGCGAAGGATAG
- the rpsT gene encoding 30S ribosomal protein S20 has product MANIKSSEKDIRRTKRRNAANSQNRNRLRTQAKKILKALQDGEKDSLKSLFGQYSSLLDKAAKTNLIHSKNADRKKSRMALRINHAATA; this is encoded by the coding sequence TTGGCGAATATTAAATCTTCAGAAAAAGATATCCGTAGAACGAAACGCAGAAATGCGGCAAATTCTCAAAACAGGAATCGCCTTAGGACCCAAGCTAAAAAGATCCTAAAAGCGCTCCAAGACGGAGAGAAAGACTCCTTAAAATCTTTGTTCGGACAATATTCTTCTCTTCTGGACAAAGCTGCGAAAACCAACCTGATCCACTCTAAAAATGCAGACCGCAAAAAGAGTCGGATGGCATTGCGTATCAATCATGCTGCAACCGCATAA
- the glmM gene encoding phosphoglucosamine mutase, whose amino-acid sequence MALNHQKPVFQHPDLMVSVSGIRGIIPTGLSPDVIFHSLMAFGSRLKGNSVVIGRDSRPSGAYIENIAIGIMLAMGKNVIRLGIVPTPTVKAVVAQSGAAGGIMISASHNPVIWNAFKFIGPGGFFTNAQDLEGLLDLVRKEDYKPFQFKPNTNVEDGTDRIQAHIDSVLARVNVSAIKRKKFTVFLDAVNGGGSFVLPELLSRLGCKVILQHCTPDGTFPRPPEPTPDALKQSSRLIKKSKADIGFALDPDADRLVVLSPKKGAISEELTLPLSFMSYLASNSIPKKASITVNLSTSFVNDWVANSVGIPTYRSKVGEANVVAEMIHRKSVFGGEGNGGVIDPAIPSFGRDSLSGVAHILNLLALKGEDAETVIGSLPAVHMRKIAYKIAGQKTEQIYSKFRSAFSEYKEDSRDGLRLANQDSWIHIRPSNTEPILRLIGEARTKKDLESLLNKAGKIMENS is encoded by the coding sequence ATGGCTCTAAATCATCAAAAACCGGTCTTCCAACACCCGGATTTGATGGTTTCCGTGTCCGGAATCCGGGGAATCATTCCGACCGGTCTTAGCCCTGACGTAATTTTCCATTCACTTATGGCCTTTGGGTCCAGACTCAAAGGTAATTCAGTCGTTATCGGTCGAGATTCTCGTCCGAGCGGTGCTTATATCGAAAATATTGCGATCGGGATCATGCTTGCTATGGGCAAAAATGTGATCCGTTTGGGAATTGTTCCTACTCCTACCGTTAAGGCAGTGGTAGCTCAGTCAGGAGCTGCTGGCGGGATCATGATCTCCGCTTCTCATAATCCAGTGATCTGGAATGCTTTTAAGTTTATCGGGCCTGGCGGATTTTTTACAAACGCACAAGACTTAGAAGGTCTTTTGGATCTGGTCCGAAAAGAAGATTATAAACCTTTCCAATTCAAACCTAATACTAACGTGGAAGATGGAACCGACAGGATCCAAGCTCATATAGATTCCGTTTTAGCTAGAGTGAATGTATCTGCGATCAAACGTAAAAAGTTTACGGTATTTTTAGATGCGGTTAACGGCGGGGGAAGTTTCGTTTTACCTGAATTGTTAAGTCGCTTGGGTTGTAAGGTCATTCTACAACATTGTACTCCTGATGGAACATTTCCCCGTCCACCTGAGCCTACTCCGGACGCGCTCAAACAATCTTCTCGTTTGATCAAAAAATCCAAAGCGGATATAGGCTTTGCTTTGGATCCGGATGCAGATAGATTAGTTGTACTTTCTCCTAAAAAAGGCGCTATCTCTGAAGAATTAACTCTTCCGCTCAGCTTTATGTCTTACCTTGCTTCTAATTCGATTCCTAAGAAGGCATCCATCACTGTGAACCTCTCCACAAGTTTTGTGAATGATTGGGTCGCAAACTCTGTTGGAATTCCGACTTATCGTTCTAAGGTGGGGGAGGCGAACGTTGTGGCAGAAATGATACACCGTAAGTCTGTTTTTGGCGGAGAAGGAAACGGAGGAGTCATTGATCCGGCGATTCCTTCTTTCGGAAGAGACTCTCTTTCCGGGGTGGCTCATATACTGAATCTGCTTGCCCTCAAGGGGGAAGATGCTGAAACTGTGATAGGTAGTCTTCCTGCGGTCCATATGCGCAAGATTGCCTACAAGATCGCGGGGCAGAAGACGGAGCAGATTTATTCTAAGTTTCGCAGCGCCTTCTCCGAATATAAAGAAGATTCGAGAGACGGTTTACGTTTAGCGAACCAGGACTCTTGGATACATATTCGACCTTCGAATACCGAGCCGATCCTCCGGTTGATTGGAGAGGCCAGAACCAAAAAGGATCTGGAATCCCTTTTAAATAAAGCCGGAAAGATCATGGAGAATTCATAA
- the glmS gene encoding glutamine--fructose-6-phosphate transaminase (isomerizing), giving the protein MCGIVGYAGDKNVESVLIVGLIGLEYRGYDSAGIAVLDRGEIQVRKQKGKIKDLENYLKEHPIRGNVGIGHTRWATHGEPNQINAHPHTDSKSTVAVVHNGIIENYSELRQELKQKGFVFHSMTDTEVLPNLLAESRKRGKSNKEAFLELFDRVHGKWAVAVVFDNEPDRVYFAQDGAPLLLGRGKEEYYLASDISPLTRNCREVYYINSKEWGYFTKTECKIYGFDGLEKEFEFKTQDIKFEDVDKGGYPHYMIKEIHEQPGIFRRIIQSRISESGEIEFPESTISREMMSKVNRIIIQAAGTSYYAGMLGKHYLENFAKIQTDTETSSEFRYRNPVVEGDTLIVGISQSGETADTLASLLEAKAKFIKVLSLVNNVNSTIARESDSFIRTDAGPEIGVASTKAFTAQVINLLLFSLYVARLKWIVSDEELKTLLEEIRLLPGKMERILAQAHILENWAADFTKTKDFVFLGRTYNHPVALEGALKLKEVSYIHASGYAGGEFKHGPIALITNEVPVVCIATKSEIYSKMLSNIQEIKARNGIIISIVTEGDREAKELSDYCFEVPDCPEILSPILNVLPLQLLAYYSAVARGCPPDQPRNLAKSVTVE; this is encoded by the coding sequence ATGTGTGGAATCGTAGGATACGCTGGCGATAAAAACGTAGAATCCGTACTCATAGTAGGGCTCATCGGTTTGGAATATCGTGGATACGATTCTGCCGGGATCGCAGTCCTGGACAGAGGAGAGATCCAAGTCCGAAAACAGAAAGGCAAGATTAAGGATTTGGAGAATTACCTAAAGGAACATCCGATCCGAGGTAATGTTGGAATTGGTCACACTCGTTGGGCAACTCACGGAGAACCAAACCAAATCAATGCTCACCCTCATACAGATTCCAAATCTACTGTTGCAGTAGTACATAACGGAATTATAGAAAATTATTCTGAACTCAGACAAGAACTGAAACAAAAAGGTTTCGTATTCCACAGCATGACGGATACGGAAGTTCTTCCAAATCTTTTAGCTGAGAGTAGAAAAAGAGGCAAATCCAATAAGGAAGCTTTTTTAGAATTATTTGATAGAGTTCATGGAAAATGGGCAGTTGCGGTAGTATTCGATAACGAACCGGACAGAGTTTATTTTGCACAAGATGGCGCACCTTTACTTTTAGGAAGAGGCAAAGAAGAATATTATCTTGCTTCCGATATTTCTCCTCTAACTAGAAACTGCAGAGAAGTTTATTATATCAACTCCAAGGAATGGGGATATTTTACAAAAACCGAATGTAAGATCTACGGCTTTGACGGTTTGGAGAAAGAATTCGAATTCAAAACTCAGGATATTAAATTTGAGGACGTCGACAAAGGCGGTTATCCTCATTATATGATTAAGGAGATCCACGAACAACCTGGGATCTTCCGTAGGATCATCCAATCTCGTATTTCTGAAAGCGGTGAGATCGAATTTCCTGAAAGTACAATTTCCAGAGAGATGATGTCCAAGGTAAACCGTATCATCATCCAAGCAGCAGGAACCAGTTATTATGCTGGAATGCTTGGAAAACATTATCTGGAAAATTTCGCAAAGATCCAAACGGATACTGAAACTTCTTCGGAATTTCGTTATAGAAATCCTGTGGTAGAGGGTGATACTCTTATCGTAGGAATTTCTCAGTCAGGAGAAACCGCGGATACACTTGCATCATTATTAGAAGCAAAAGCAAAGTTTATCAAAGTTCTTTCTTTGGTGAATAATGTGAATTCTACAATCGCAAGAGAATCAGATTCATTCATTAGAACGGATGCTGGTCCCGAGATCGGTGTTGCGAGCACAAAAGCCTTTACTGCTCAGGTAATTAACCTTCTTCTTTTTTCCTTATATGTTGCTCGTTTGAAATGGATCGTCTCCGACGAAGAACTCAAAACTTTGTTAGAAGAGATCAGGCTTCTTCCCGGCAAAATGGAAAGAATTTTGGCACAGGCCCATATTCTGGAAAACTGGGCGGCTGATTTTACTAAAACAAAAGATTTTGTATTCTTAGGTAGGACTTACAACCATCCAGTCGCATTGGAAGGAGCCTTAAAATTAAAAGAGGTTTCATATATCCACGCTTCCGGTTATGCAGGTGGGGAATTCAAACACGGACCGATCGCACTTATTACAAATGAAGTTCCAGTTGTATGTATCGCGACCAAATCCGAAATTTATAGCAAAATGCTTTCCAATATCCAGGAAATCAAAGCCAGAAACGGAATTATAATCTCCATTGTAACCGAAGGGGACAGAGAGGCAAAAGAGCTTTCAGACTACTGTTTTGAAGTTCCGGACTGTCCGGAAATTTTAAGTCCGATACTGAATGTTCTTCCTCTCCAACTTCTTGCTTATTATTCTGCCGTGGCTAGGGGTTGTCCTCCGGACCAACCTAGAAACCTAGCGAAGTCCGTCACAGTGGAGTAG
- a CDS encoding GlmU family protein, giving the protein MGRIQRIWIDERETPPGLGALTRIRSFSEIRDGVLTPLQRLKEQYPDSKILYSNSNSAFEKTFFERNPKISEYDGKDVDLIIRPEEFLPWKSLESVGKNIDQDLENYKDLRKWARKLKVKSGDFQVVGKSKHVHIHPSAKIYPGVVIDVTSGPVIIDKDAKVTSFSFLEGPLYIGQGTHVDNARITGNTSIGNVCRIGGEVGDSIILDFTNKHHEGFLGHSVVGSWVNLGALSTTSDLKNNYGVVKIREENTEITTGSIKFGSIIGDFSKIGIGVMLNTGTVIDFGCNVVSSRASGYLPPFLWADGQPYILDLFLRDSRKIMARRNRELSLSESELIRILYETKVRK; this is encoded by the coding sequence GTGGGCAGAATTCAGAGAATTTGGATCGATGAGAGGGAAACTCCTCCCGGTTTGGGAGCCTTAACCAGGATTCGATCTTTCTCCGAGATTCGAGATGGTGTTTTAACACCTCTCCAACGTTTAAAAGAGCAGTATCCTGATTCTAAGATACTATACTCTAACTCTAATTCTGCATTCGAGAAAACATTCTTCGAAAGAAATCCAAAGATCTCTGAATATGACGGAAAGGATGTAGACCTAATCATCCGTCCTGAGGAATTTTTACCTTGGAAATCCTTAGAATCTGTGGGCAAAAACATAGACCAGGATTTGGAAAATTATAAGGACCTACGCAAATGGGCCCGCAAACTCAAGGTAAAGTCTGGAGATTTCCAAGTAGTAGGAAAATCCAAACACGTTCATATACATCCTTCTGCTAAAATTTATCCCGGCGTGGTCATAGACGTAACTTCCGGACCTGTGATCATCGACAAAGATGCAAAAGTAACTTCTTTCAGCTTTTTAGAAGGTCCCTTATACATTGGCCAAGGCACACATGTGGACAACGCTCGTATCACCGGGAACACTTCGATCGGCAATGTATGTAGGATTGGCGGAGAAGTCGGCGACAGTATTATATTAGATTTTACGAATAAACACCATGAAGGGTTTTTAGGGCATTCGGTAGTAGGAAGTTGGGTCAATCTAGGTGCATTATCGACCACCTCCGATCTAAAGAACAATTATGGCGTCGTCAAGATCAGAGAAGAAAATACAGAGATCACAACAGGTTCCATCAAATTCGGTTCTATCATAGGAGATTTCTCTAAGATAGGCATCGGTGTTATGTTGAACACAGGAACAGTAATAGACTTCGGATGTAATGTGGTTTCTTCTAGGGCGAGTGGATATCTTCCACCATTCTTATGGGCAGATGGACAACCATATATCTTAGATCTATTTCTTCGCGATTCTCGCAAGATCATGGCAAGAAGGAACAGAGAACTTTCTCTTTCCGAATCAGAACTTATTAGAATTTTATACGAAACCAAGGTCCGGAAATAA
- a CDS encoding carboxyl transferase domain-containing protein codes for MEVLESRISTSSPEYKENFKDLSEKVADLRKLLQKAGQGGGEKSIQKHKSRGKLTARERVQGLIDPNTPFLEFSALAGEKVYADDVPSAGIVTGIGKISGTPCVIVANDATVKGGTYYPLTVKKHIRAQEIALENRLPCVYLVDSGGAFLPMQDDVFPDKWHFGRIFYNQANLSRMGIPQISVVMGSCTAGGAYIPAMSDESVIVKGNGTIFLGGPPLVKAATGEIVTPEELGGADVHCRISGVTDHYAENDPHALEIARHIVSSLGARAKKLEEQIYYEEPLYPSEEIYGIIQKDIRKPYDVREVIARVVDGSRFQEFKKYYGTTIVTGFANIYGKTVGIIANNGVLFSESSLKAAHFIQLCNQREIPLLFLQNITGFMVGKKYENSGIAKDGAKMVNAVSTSVVPKYTVVIGGSYGAGNYGMCGRAFGPRFLWMWPNAKISVMGGEQAANVLLTVKQEQLEKEGKSLSDAEQAEFKRPILEDYDNRSSCIYSTARLWDDGVLDPARTREALGLALYSDLSPKGIEPSYAIFRM; via the coding sequence ATGGAAGTTTTGGAATCGCGTATTAGTACGTCTTCCCCTGAATATAAAGAGAATTTCAAAGACCTTTCAGAGAAGGTCGCTGATTTACGTAAACTTCTCCAAAAAGCCGGACAAGGCGGAGGAGAAAAATCTATCCAGAAACATAAGAGCAGAGGAAAGCTCACTGCAAGAGAAAGGGTACAAGGACTAATAGATCCAAACACTCCTTTCTTGGAATTCTCCGCTCTGGCTGGAGAGAAGGTTTATGCAGACGATGTTCCTTCTGCAGGGATCGTAACTGGGATCGGAAAAATTTCAGGGACTCCTTGTGTAATCGTCGCTAACGACGCCACTGTAAAAGGTGGGACTTATTATCCACTCACTGTCAAAAAACATATCCGCGCACAAGAGATCGCATTAGAGAATCGTCTTCCTTGTGTTTATCTGGTGGATTCAGGTGGAGCATTTCTTCCGATGCAGGATGATGTATTTCCTGATAAATGGCATTTTGGTAGGATCTTCTATAACCAAGCGAATCTTTCTAGAATGGGGATCCCTCAGATCTCAGTGGTAATGGGAAGCTGCACTGCAGGTGGAGCCTACATTCCTGCGATGTCTGATGAATCTGTAATCGTAAAAGGAAATGGTACCATCTTCTTAGGCGGACCTCCTCTTGTAAAAGCTGCAACTGGAGAGATTGTTACGCCTGAAGAATTGGGCGGTGCAGATGTTCACTGTAGGATCTCAGGAGTGACAGACCATTACGCTGAGAATGATCCACATGCACTCGAGATTGCTAGACATATCGTTTCTAGTTTGGGAGCAAGAGCCAAAAAATTAGAAGAACAGATCTATTACGAAGAACCTCTTTATCCTTCTGAAGAAATTTACGGCATTATCCAAAAAGATATCCGCAAACCTTACGATGTAAGAGAAGTGATCGCAAGAGTGGTAGACGGTTCCAGATTCCAAGAATTCAAAAAATATTATGGGACTACGATCGTAACAGGTTTCGCAAATATCTATGGAAAGACTGTAGGTATTATCGCAAACAATGGAGTTTTATTCTCCGAAAGTTCCTTGAAGGCCGCTCATTTCATCCAACTTTGCAACCAAAGAGAGATTCCTTTACTCTTCTTGCAAAACATCACAGGTTTTATGGTTGGGAAGAAGTATGAAAATTCAGGTATCGCAAAAGATGGCGCTAAAATGGTAAATGCTGTCTCTACTTCCGTAGTTCCAAAATACACTGTGGTGATCGGTGGTTCCTATGGGGCTGGAAATTATGGAATGTGCGGTCGTGCATTCGGACCTAGATTCCTATGGATGTGGCCAAACGCTAAGATTTCCGTAATGGGAGGAGAACAAGCAGCAAATGTTCTACTCACAGTGAAGCAGGAACAATTGGAGAAGGAAGGGAAATCACTCTCTGATGCAGAGCAGGCAGAGTTCAAGAGACCTATATTAGAAGATTATGATAATCGCTCTTCTTGCATCTATTCTACGGCCAGACTTTGGGATGATGGGGTTTTAGATCCGGCTCGTACAAGAGAAGCTTTAGGTTTAGCATTATACTCTGACCTTTCTCCTAAGGGTATAGAGCCTTCTTACGCAATCTTCCGGATGTAA